In the Balaenoptera ricei isolate mBalRic1 chromosome 1, mBalRic1.hap2, whole genome shotgun sequence genome, ATCACAAAAGGCCATACATAGTTCATCCCTCCAGAAATGATGAAAaggtaagagaaagaaaaggatacaGAAGATGATCCAGGAAATGGCAGGGGAGAAGAAAGTTTCCACCCATTCATAACGCTCAACACTGACCCTTACAAGCACCACAGCTCCAATTCCATAGCAAATCAGCATCCTCTTTCAGAAACGCTATTTTGTAAAGGCACTGCAGAGAGTGCGATGACAACAGCAAAGGCAATGGCAAGCTGGTACTGACAAGGAAAATGTAACCTAAGACCTTCCATATCTTACCTCCTTCTTCCTTGAATTCTTCACTAGGATCTCCTGAAAAAGGCTCCTTTGCGATAAGATGATCACCTCTGTCTTCTTGAGCAACTGACCCAGGCCTCAGTAtaattttcttccctctccttgaACTAGTGGCCTGCAGTTTTCCTTTACCAATGTGTATATTTAGGGACTGGGAAGACTCCAAGGAAGGCAGGGTGATTCCCTGAGAGATGGCCACATCGACAGCTTCTACAACTGGTGTATTTGTGTCCTGGGTGAGCATCCCAGAGCTCAAAGATGGGTCCTCCATACCAAGCTGATTTCCTGCATCCTGCACAGACTGCACTTCAAGGCCAGCTGCTCTGCCATAACTTGGACCCCAGGACACTGACACTGACCCCAGGTCTTTAACTTGGTCAGATTCTGGTTTAACAGCTGACTCTAGGTCTAAGTCATCTTCCTCCTGGTTGCCCTGATGCTGTGGGGACTCTGTCAATGTAGTTCTTCTCTTCTTACAGGGCAACATTTTGCAAGTCCCACTTCTGTTCCATCCTGAAAGGATAAAGGCAAGTTCTTATCACCTTCCTATTAATTAATGATAATAACATTTCCTCAAATTTTTTCACTTATTCATGTTCAATCATGAACACGGTACTTTACACCAAATGCACAATGTCCCATTAGGTGGGAGGTGAGAGACAGTGTTAGACTGCCTGAGCTCAAATCCTAACTCTATTACTGATTAGTGTGTTATCTTGGCTGAATGACTTAACCTCTCCAAACTtcggtttcctcaactgtaaaaaataaaaattcttctcaCCTCATGgagttgttataagaattaaatagtAAGTGATtagtgttagttattattattaccatcaggGAGGCAGAATAACGTGATGCTGAAAGCAAACTGTGGAGTCAAACTGTCTGGATTTGTTTCCCAAGTAAGCTTCTctccagctttgtgaccttgcaTAAGTTACTTaaactgaatctcagtttcttcagctataaaatgaaataaaaatagcacCTACATCATTAGATAGTAATTTCTtagatcaataaatgtttgctactgTTGCTTTCATAAACAGGTATTTCCATTAACAGAAACAATCCAAAAGCAAAGTGTGGTTGTTTAAAAAGGTTAGACTATATTAACAGAAATTTTGTGTTGAAAACAAGAAAGAGATTCCTAACTGTTCCCTATACTATGTTACTTCTGGACTCTTGGCTTCAATTCCAATTATCACATTCTAATGGCAACACTAACCTAAAGTGGATGGTATCTTCTCTTATGTTCGCATAGCAACTATTTGCAAACCTCTTTTTTCATACTTACAACTTTTATGATTGCTTCTTGTCTCCTTCCCACCACCCTGCCCCAAAACAATGTGCTTTTTGAGGGAAAGAACTCTTTTTAGCTAGTACGCCTAGGACTCAGCAGTATCTGCCCTAttgtagatactcaataaatgttcctcgaatgaatgaatgagtgtgtgaACTTCCTATTCTGTGCTTATTCTATGCCGCTTGGATCAAGAGCATTATATAGAAACTGACTGCATCTTTCTACCCCCAAAAAACTTTATTCTCAATACAATAGgtccaaaaatagaaataatctgCCTCCTGTTACAGTGAGTTCTTCATCACTGACAATGTTGAAGCAAGGCCTGAACGCCCATCTACCAGGGGACTAGATGAAAGCGGGGACTAGAGGACTGCAAAATAAAGTTCTTTCTAAGAGTCTCAAGTATAAGGTTAGTTTCAAACCTCCTTAATTCAGTTTTTCCAGGACACTAGGAGAGATTCCCCCACCCATGCCAAATCAACTGATGTCCTTATCTTGATAATTAAAGTTCAATAAACACCTGAAGATTCCGCTGATAAGGGAATGGAAAGGGAGAATGAAGGGGAGTGGGATTAGTTCAGGCGAGTCGTATATTTCAGATAAATTACTGAGGtccaaaaaaggaggaaaaaaaaaaaaaaaggcagctacTATTCAAAGTCAGCAGCGTGCAGGGATCAGCTCCGGCACTTCAAAGACAGCAGAGGCTCTAAAGAGCCCCTCCCCCTTTGGGAACTGCAGTCAGACCGACAGTGAATGAATGCAAATCCGGAGGCAGGCCCAGCGCGGACCCCTCCTGGGAAAAGATTTCACAAAGGGGTCCTAACTGCGCTTTTGACCTCGCCGCCGAGCGCTGGCCCAAGTCCCCACTCCCAGCTAGACGCCTTCACTCCCCTACCTCTGTCACGCACCCCGCACCAGCCCTCAAACCCGACCGCCTCAGCCTGGACATCCTTCGCCCGGACGTCCAGCTCCCACCTGCCTCTTCCCGCCCCGCGGTACACGACCCAGTACCCTCACCAGCCTGCCCGATCCCGCGGAAACTCAGCTTCGGTACCACCGGAAGTCAGCCAACGTCAGTAACTGACGTGCGCGCCCCCGAGTCGCAGTGCGCGGCGTCAGGGCATCAAGGAGCATGCGCCAACCACAGGTGCCATCTTACTTTAGGGCAGAAAGAAGCCAAAGGGCTAGTATGTCCGTTgttggcaaaaattttaaaggcaataCCTCGCTTTCTCTGTCCATGGAGCTATCCTACGCAAAACAAAACTGGGGGTTAAGGTTCAGTGGTTTAAGTTGACAATTAATCTTTCTCGCCTCTAGACACCTGGAATACAGGACCAAGGAAATGGAGAATtcataaaatttcagaaagagGAATCACTGAGTTACAAATAGTGCAGTTTCCTGAATAAAGCTAAGGCAGTCTTGAACTCAATCCATAGTAATTATTCATATCTGTATAATACTCTGCTTACAAAATGTTTTCACCTACGTTatcaaaggtaatttttttttttaatcttcacaataaatcCTATGGGACAATGGTATTATTATACCTTCCAATTTACACAGGACAAATTTTTGGCTCAGCTGGGTAAGTGATTTCACAAAGATACACAGCTATCAGAAGGAATCAGATATCCTGACTCTAGCTTCTAATGCATTAATCCAGTGTCCAGGAAGGTGCCTGGGGCATAGTCGATGTCCAATAAATTCAATACAtgtgttttgaatgaatgaataactccTAGAactgttctttcctcttttctacaAGGACAGAACGTCAAAGCTGAAAAAACACATTCAACTCTCTCACTTCACAGGTgaacaatcaacaaatatttatgcatttaaataatttatttgaccTGATTCTGTCTGTAAACAGAATCCGACAGGATGAAAGTATCCACAGCCAAAAATGATGAACTTGATGTAATCATGGAGATAACCGCCAGTAGTCTGACTCTTACGTGAATCACTCTAACTCTTCCAAATGCCAAGGAAATCTCTAGAAGCTTGGAGTTTCACTTGTGTCCTGCTTTTGAAACTACAGAATACACAGATCTGTTGGTTTGCTcgctggctctctctctctctctctctcactcacttcCCTAAGCAGTTCTAAGCACTTGAAGCTTTTGGAAGAGAAATATCCAACACTGATTAACTTTAGCActcttttttagtcttttttttaaaacagcttcaaTTTACACATCACAGAATCCATCCGTTTTACTTatacaattaaattattttcagtaaatttTCAGAGTTGTGAAACCAACACCAGGTTTGGTCTTTAATCAGAGCTTCTGAAGTTCAAGAAAGTTTCCATAATAATCTTTAGTGGTCTCAGAAACGCATAACAATAAAGGCAACTAATACTGAAATGCAGGcaatatagaattttatttttccaaaatcctGCCAGAACATTCTGCTGCTATATTAAGCCCAGGGAACCGGAATCACAAGATCTAGGGGATCTCAGACGATAAAGTACCTACACTTGTCTTTAGGCCTCGGGGTTTTCGCCTTATAGACCCACAGCCCATCAGTAGGCGGGGTCTCATTCTCTGGAAATCTTGGCGATGGGAGGGGTGCCCTCCCAGAGATCTTCCGGAAAAGGGCGGGGCTTGCCTTCCGGAACTTTTCGGACAGAGGCGGAGTCTTCTGCCGAGGGCCGTTCGGAGGAAGGCGGGGCCTACCTCGCATCAGGACCAGTCTGGCTGCACCTGCTTCCTTAGCTCAGAGCATCCCTGGAGCATCTTAAGAGGCGACCGCAGCTGGCAACCAGAGGCCAGACCGTCGCAGGAGGCGTCCGCCAGataccttccccttcccctgacCTAGCACTCTGCAGCGGGGGCCTCCGTACTGACCGGAGGTCCCAGAGTTGTCTGACCATTGCAAAAGCATTTATAGCAATAGCCTCTGATTACGACATGGCTGAGATCACCAATATCCGACCTAGCTTTGGTAAGTAGAATCTGGCAAACTAAGCCTGGGGTAGGCGAAACCGTTGCAAAGCCAAGGGAGCCCAGCAGCTGGGCAGAGCGTGAAGCCCAGACCATGGCCTTCAAGTGCCAGCCCCTCTAGAATCAGGCCTGTGGTGATGGGTAGAATTGGGCCTACGGTGGTGGGTAGCAGGCAGTGTACGGCACCCGAACGTGAGCTATGGGCTTCACGGGCTGAGAAGGCCAGAGCCACACCGAGGGTGGGAAGGTCCAGGATGCTAAAACCTTGTATGGTGCAGTGTCAGCACTGCTGGAGGTGAGAAGCAGAGAGCTTGAGGAGGATGTGAACCCCTCCTtctgggggaggagaggtgagATAGGCCGAGCCCTTCCCTTTGGGGCACGCAGGGCGgtgccccttcctccccctcccactcctcaGGGCTgcgggggagggaggtggcaaGGGAGATGGGGCATCAAGATGGCAGCTTGGGGACTGTGGGCTGTGTGGCTGGCAGCCAGGGGAGGCGGCGGCCTCTGGGGAAAGAggggtgcgggggtggggagCAAAAAGGAAGCCACTCCTTAAGCCGGTCAGCTGGATGCTGGGGCTAGGAGGAAACGTGAGCCCTGCAATTTCTATTCTGCATCGTAATGTTGGGGTCCGTCCGTAGCTACCAAATGGCGCTTGGCGCTGCTGGGCTGGGGGATGACGTGATGTCTATTTCTGGGCCTCCTGGCAGCGCCTAGGCTCTTCTTCCCAGGCCTTTGTTCCCTGTTTCCCTAGGCTGGCTTTTCAAAAAGGGGGACTCACCCGCGCTGGTGCTGGCGGGGGCCCGATCCAGGCCGGAGGGGGAGGGGCGAAAAAGGCCGAGCCCGGGGGAGGCCGCTTTGTGTACCAGAGAAAGCATTACGTCATCTCGGAGCTGCTGGTCCCCGACCCAACCCTACAGGCTCCAAGATCAGTTACACTCCCTGGAGCAGAGTGGGGTAGAAAATAGGGAAGCATATGGGAAAGAAAAGCTCGAGAAGCAAGTTTTTCCTCTGGGGGATTCCTCCAAAATGTGCTAGGGTAGCAAACTTCCTGTGCTATGCTTTCCTGgccccaaaataaaaaagaattgtcCTGTTTCTCCCTCAGTTCTATCCCAGTTTGTATGGGAGAAGCCAGTGAGAGTTGCTGTCAGCCTAGGGTTCCTCCTTTTCCCTTAAGAGATTCTATCCCTCAGACAATCCAGAAGGTTTGAGCATCCAGACTCCAGTGTTTAGGGTGGGGCCATAATCCAACTAAGAAATGGCTTTTCTCACTCCCAAATAAAAGGTTTATGGAAATGAACAGAACCCAGTGTGCTCTATCCCCTCAATGCCAGGAAGAAGACATCAGATCAGAGAAAGTATAGGATGACAGATCACACCCATTTACTACTTGTTTGCACTGATTCCCTAAGGCTAAATCttgattatatttctttcttccacttcaccttctgcatttttattctttgAGTCCTAAATTTCCAAAATAGATGTCCCTTTTGTCATCACATGAGCACctcatgatttttcttcttgctctttctttttcttcttatgcCTTCTTTCCagcatattcttttcttttaattgcagTTCCAGAGTCCTTGGAAAGTTAGATGCTGTAGAGCATAATACACTGATCTCATTTAGAGGGAATGTTAGTGGAAAAAGAAATTATCAGGCCCTTAcgtactacattttatttaatccttacaaataTCCTCAAGTGTattcattattatatatatttgctagatgaggaaactgaggctaagggAGATAAAATAACTTGGCTAAAGTAAAACAAACTAGTTAGGGTAGTGCTAAGATTTAAACCAATTTCCAGTTGATGCCAAAGTTCATTCTCATTTTACTGTGTCATGCTGGCCTACTTGACAGGGAAAAGCTATTTTAGCAAAGGAAGTGTCAATAAGCAGGGCTGGTCAGAGACTGAGAGAACTGGACAAAGCCCAGATGTGTCTTGCAGATCTTTAAATCCATACAGAGGATCTCCTCTACAGAGAACTGCCACTTCTGACTTTTTCACATCTCATAGAGCACTTCATTTCAAACTCCCTAGCCCTTGAGAGATTCACTGAGCCAACACTCAATTATCCATGACCTTGGAGGACAAAAGCAGCAAGCAGCATGGGTCACTGCAATTTACAACTACTTGAAAACACTCACTTCAGCTTTTAgttccaacttccttttcccaccAAGCTTTTGACTAAAGCTAGACAATATCTCTGATTTTTCTAGTTCActgccttgggggtggggggagagaggcaggggttaacaaatactaaaatgaagaagaaagtagGACAAAAGTGGGAAACAAGGTGGAGGAGATCGCCTAGGTAATTCACAAGTGGATtcatccatttctctttttttccttctctatccTCCTGAAAGATGAGaatccttcttcttctcttttacCTGCTCCACCTCTATTTTCTAGCAATAAAAGTTGAGGCATTGTAAGCAGCAGTGGGGATCTCTCAAGATCACAGAGTAATCTATGGCAGAGCCAAAAGGATCACTCGGATGTCTCCCAACCCAGGCCTTTAGACTCCCTTTCAAATCATTCTCAAAAATATACTTGTCTTGGTGGTTCCCTGCTTTTCTCTTCTCATAGACACAATCAATATTCGATTTTACTAATCAGTAGCAAGCAGTTTTCAGGAAGTCTCTCATGGGTGAATGGAGAGCCACTTTTTCAAATCGTGCCTATGCTGATTGACAGTTGAACCCAATCAATTgttcaaacaaatatttactgagctcctgtTAGATGCAAGAGACTCAGGGATTCAAAGATGAACAGGGTGTTGTTTCTGCCCACTCTCAAGGTGCTTACAGCTAAGGCTGCTCCCATTTTGTGAAACCTCTCCCTAACAGCTTTTATTTCACTTGATACTCTGAAAATAAATGCTGTTGTTATTCAGTATGGCCATGGACACAGTCACCTTGGTTTACTTTGTTCAATGGCTTTACTCCTAATctatattaatatttcaaaatgtaaccACTTCTTTTCTTACCTGGTCCCAACTTTCATAGAACCATGGAATGTTTGAAGTAGAAAGAATTTCAGAGACATTTATTCCAATCCTcattaaagaaatcttttttagAATATGCCTGACCAAGGTGATCCAATCTCTGAAAGTTTTCAAATGGAGATTCACTGCCtcctgaagccatctgggccaCTGAGAGGCagttctaaaaataatttgattcttTTCATTGAGTCAAAATCTGTCTTCCTGTAGCCTGTACGCACTGGTGTTAGACCTGCCCTCCAAAGTAAAATCACATCAGACCTTCTTCCAGCAAAATGCCTTAAATAATTGAAGAAAGTTATTATTCCCAGACTCCTCAGCTCCAGTTCCTTCAACTTCTCCTCACTTGATATGGTTTCCAGGCCCTCTACTATCCTGCTTATCCATAATGTACAGACATTCTGGTGTCAGATAGACCAGGGTTTAAATCCCATCACTGCCATTTGCTACTATGTGGCCTAGTGTAGATCTGAGTCCCCAGCTTTCTCAATTGTAAAGTGGGGATATAAATGGTACCTATTCAATGAGTTATTTGTTTTGGAGAGAAAAATCTCTAACATGATGCCTGGCAGGGATATCATAAAGGTACACAAAAAATAGCAATTTTTATTCTTGTCGGTACTAGATAGAATACTCCGTATGTGTCGTGACCAGTGCAGATGAAATTATACTACCCCTCCTGTGATCTGGACATTGCACTGATAATATAAGTTAGCATCAGCCTAATTATACTCCAAGCTTTTTGTCACCTAAACTACTAAGTTATTTTTACTCACACTCATCAAGTAAGGTCTCCCATTGCCTATCGATAGGTTTTGAAGGGCAAATAGAATTTTACATTTATCCCTGTTATGGGTAATAATATTGACCTCATTCTGTTTTTCCAATCTGTGGaagctgttttttatttttattgaggtatatttgatttacaatattgtgttagtttctgatgtacagaaTAGTGATtcgattatatattttatatatgagtatattatttttcatattcttttccattatggtttattacaggatattgaatatagtttcctgtgctatatagtagaatcttgctgtttatctcttttacatatagtagtttgtatctgctaatcccaaactcctaaagtGGAAGCTGTTTTGTATTCACTAATTCATTTGTTCACtgaacacttactgtgtgccacatGGTTCTAGGACCTGggaatatagcagtgaacaaaacagtcaCTATTCTTGTTACACTTACCTAGTGAGGGAAGACAGACAAATATATGTCAGGggtaataagtgctatgaaaaaaaataaagcagggtaaacGGGATATCATCTTACTTGCAGCAGTCAGGAAATGCTTCTCTGATAAGATGAGGTTTGGAACAGAGGCCTGCAGTGAGTGAGGCCGTGAGCCAGGCATATACTTGGTGGAAGGATGTTCTAGGAAGAATCTGGAATATGCTAGAATcacatttatttccttatttccccTGCCCTACCCAAGACTTACCCTAATGAGTAGTATGGATAACTATAGGCCTTATCTAGATCTTTAAAGCCTAAACTCAATTTGGCTTCAATGAACTTAAGGGGGAGGAAATCCCCAAACCTAATTATCTAAGTCAGGGGCCCGATTTGTGTAGGAAAAGACAAGActagaggaggggaaggaaaaaaatctgtttctctttagttatttgtttacttaacaaatatatattaagtacCTGTTAGGTGTTTTTagtgctggggatacagaaaTGAGCGAAACAGACAAAATCCTTGTCCTTatgaaacttacattctagtgaagacagacaataagtagtaaaattatatgtgtgtatctgtatatattcttatgtgtatgtgtgcgcctgtgtatgtgtgtgtgcgtgtgtgcgtgtgtgtgtgtgtgtgtgtgtgtgagagcgagagagagcgagagagagcgagagagagagcaTGACAAGACATGTAGAGAAAATTAAGCAGGGCCAGGAAGTGTGGGTCTCAGGGGTGGAAAGGTTTACActtttaaatagggtggtcagggaagaccttaTTAAGAAGGTGACAAGGTCTGACATTTTCCACAGTCCCTATTTCTCCCTATTTAAAATACTTGTATTTcatattaaaagattttattattttatcttaaaacacaagtattttaatttaattattttattttatttattttattttatttcattgttttatcttAAAATACAAGTATTTTAAATACCTGGGAGCTGAAATTTAGAACATATTTCAAGTACTTAGACGCAGAGTTCTTCTACTTCTTACCACCCACCTACTTTTATCACCCTTGGGCACCCTACCAAAACCATCCAAAATCAATCCCACATCCTTCTACCCTACCTGTCAGTCAGTCAGTCCACACAAGCCCACTGTTGCAaaccctgtgctgggtgctgtggaATATCCTCCTGAAACCAGACACAGCTCATACCCTTGTGTAACAGTTGAGGTGAATGGGTTCTCATGTAAAAAGGTGACCTATAACACCTTAGTCGACCTATAGCCGACCTATAGGGTGGCTTTATGTGAAACACAAATCAATATGAGCAAACCATAAGTGCTGAGGGAAGGCCAAGAAAAGAACAGGCAGTCAGGTGGGGCACTTCAGGGGAGGCTTTCTAGAGAAGATAAGTATTTCATCCATGTTTGTTGGAAAGGAAGAGCCGTGGGTTGGTTGGAGAGGATGGGTGAGGGCATCTCCAAGAGAGGGGAGAAGTTCATAAGCCCAGATGAGCAAGTTTTGCTTTGGAGGCTAGGTTACAGATTAGCTTGGCTCCAGCCAGAAGCACTAAGCAGGGGTGCTCTGGGCAGGGGTTGAGGTCCACCTGCCTTGACACATCTCTGGTCTCCACCTTCAGATGTGTCACCAGTGGTCGCTGGCCTCATCGGCGCCTCTGTGCTGGTGGTGTGTGTCTCGGTGACTGTCTTTGTCTGGACATGCTGCCACCAGCAGGCAGAGAAGAAGCACAAGAACCCACCATACAAGTTTATTCATATGCTCAAAGGCAtcagcatatacccagagacCCTCAGCAACAAGAAGAAAATCATCAAAGTGCGGAGAGACAAAGATGGCCCTGCGAGGGAAGGTGGACGCGGGAACCTGTTGGTGGATGCAGCAGAGGCTGGCCTGCTGGGCCAAGACAAGGGTCCTAGCTCTGGATCTTGTATAGACCAATTACCCATCAAAGTGGACTATGGGGAAGAACTGAGGAGCCCCATTGCGAGCCTGACCCCTGGGGAGAGCAAAACCACTTCTCCATCATCTCCAGAGGAGGATGTCATGCTAGGATCCCTCACCTTCTCAGTGGACTATAACTTCCCCAAAAAAGCCCTGGTGGTGACAATCCAGGAGGCTCATGGGCTGCCAGTGATGGATGACCAAACCCAGGGCTCTGACCCCTACATCAAAATGACCATCCTTCCCGACAAGCGGCATCGGGTGAAGACCAGAGTGCTACGGAAGACCCTGGACCCTGTGTTTGACGAGACCTTCACCTTCTATGGCATCCCATACAGCCAGCTGCAGGACCTGGTACTGCACTTCCTCGTCCTCAGCTTTGACCGCTTCTCCCGGGATGACGTCATTGGGGAGGTCATGGTGCCGTTGGCTGGAGTAGACCCCAGCACAGGCAAGGTACAGCTGACCAGGGACATCATCAAAAGGAACATCCAGGTGAGGAGGAAGAGTGTGTTGGGGAGGGATGGTAGgttgggggagagaaggggacaAGTGGAAGGGGAGGGATGAGATGGATGGCAAAGAGGGGCTGTAGAAAGGAAGCTCTTGGCTGTCAAGGTTAAGCAGTGGTCAAAGTAAGACAGAGAACCTGGCAGGTTAGATCTCCTCCAAGAAGCAACTTCGTGAGGAGAGAAGGGCAGGTAGCTTCTGAAATTTCACTTAGCGGTTGGCACCCTGACGCTGCATCCAGCTTGCTTGGAGCAGGCTGGCTCACCAGTCACAG is a window encoding:
- the SYT11 gene encoding synaptotagmin-11 isoform X1, which codes for MAEITNIRPSFDVSPVVAGLIGASVLVVCVSVTVFVWTCCHQQAEKKHKNPPYKFIHMLKGISIYPETLSNKKKIIKVRRDKDGPAREGGRGNLLVDAAEAGLLGQDKGPSSGSCIDQLPIKVDYGEELRSPIASLTPGESKTTSPSSPEEDVMLGSLTFSVDYNFPKKALVVTIQEAHGLPVMDDQTQGSDPYIKMTILPDKRHRVKTRVLRKTLDPVFDETFTFYGIPYSQLQDLVLHFLVLSFDRFSRDDVIGEVMVPLAGVDPSTGKVQLTRDIIKRNIQKCISRGELQVSLSYQPVAQRMTVVVLKARHLPKMDITGLSGNPYVKVNVYYGRKRIAKKKTHVKKCTLNPVFNESFIYDIPTDLLPDISIEFLVIDFDRTTKNEVVGRLILGAHSVTVSGAEHWREVCESPRKPVAKWHSLSEY
- the SYT11 gene encoding synaptotagmin-11 isoform X2 — its product is MAEITNIRPSFDVSPVVAGLIGASVLVVCVSVTVFVWTCCHQQAEKKHKNPPYKFIHMLKGISIYPETLSNKKKIIKVRRDKDGPAREGGRGNLLVDAAEAGLLGQDKGPSSGSCIDQLPIKVDYGEELRSPIASLTPGESKTTSPSSPEEDVMLGSLTFSVDYNFPKKALVVTIQEAHGLPVMDDQTQGSDPYIKMTILPDKRHRVKTRVLRKTLDPVFDETFTFYGIPYSQLQDLVLHFLVLSFDRFSRDDVIGEVMVPLAGVDPSTGKVQLTRDIIKRNIQKCISRGELQVSLSYQPVAQRMTVVVLKARHLPKMDITGLSDPYVKVNVYYGRKRIAKKKTHVKKCTLNPVFNESFIYDIPTDLLPDISIEFLVIDFDRTTKNEVVGRLILGAHSVTVSGAEHWREVCESPRKPVAKWHSLSEY